CCACGAACGGAGTCCCCCTCCGAGGCGGCGCAGCCGAAGGGTGAGTCCCGGAGGCGCAGCGCCTTCCGGGATCGCTCTTTGGATTCGTTGCCGTATTTACGAAACGCAGCACTTAGTTCGCCCGTTCCTGGACCTTGTCGTCCTGCTTCAGCGGGCGGTCCTTCCGGGTCACCTTCGCGCGGGAGAATTCCGGCTCGACGGAGAGGACCTCCATCTGGGCCACGGCCTTCGGCGCGGCGGCGAGCTTCTTCCCCTTGTAGGCGATCCCCGCCCCCTCCTCCAGCACGTCGAACCGGGTCCCCTTGACGACCCCCTGCTTCGCACCGAGGTTCAGGAGGACCTCCTCGCCGTCCACCTTGGCGACGAAGCCGCGGAGGGGGTACTTCTCCATCACCATGCGGAGCATTTCCCGGTTGATCCGGAAGAGTTCCTCGTCCACCGAACCGGCGGGGTCCAGCGTCCGGATCGCCGTCTGGACGATTCCCGAGGTTTCGGTGTCGACCACCCGCAGCGAAAGAACGGAACCTTCCGGCAGGTGGAGCAGCGATCCGGTCCCGATCAGGCGCGCCGCGAACAGCTTCCCGAGCTTCAGGGCGGTGTCGGGATCGGCCAGCTTCGAGGAACCGAGATTCAGTTCCTCGAGCACACGCTCGACCAGCGCGCGCTCGACGATCTTCACCCGCCCCGACGCGTTCAGGTTTTCGGACAGCCGCGTCAGCAGGACCGTTGAAAAGCCGTCACGCTCCGCGAGCCCGCCCTTCTCCTGGAAATCGACGAACGTGAGCACCGTCGGCCCGGAACTCCACTCGTCCTCCTTTTTCCCCCCTTCGCTCTTCTGCGCCCGGAAACGATCCGCCAGCTCCTTCACCAGCCGGTCCATCCGTTCCTTCCGTCCGGCGTCCTTCGAAAGGGCCACCATCTCCTCGGCGCGCCGGGCCAGCGCGGCGGCGAAGGCGTCGCCGGGATTCACGGCGAGGGCGCTGCGGTACGACGCGAGCGCCTGGTCCCACTTCCCTTCCTTCTCGAGGACAACCCCCTTGTTCGTCGTCCCCTCGATGTAATACGGATCGATCTCGACCGCCTTGTCGAACTGCTCCCGCGCCTTCCCGTACCGGTCGGAGCTCGAATAGAGGCGCCCGAGCTGGTTGTAGCGTGCCGCCTGCTGGTACGGCTCCCCCTCCGTCCGCGACGACGCCTTGACGTACTCCGCCTCCGCCTCCTTCTTCCGGTTCTGCGCGTAGAGGATGTCCCCCTTGACGACGTTCACGTATCCGCGACCCGGGGCTTTCCCTTCGACCTCCTTCGCCAGCGCGAGCGCCTTCTCCGGCTGCTTCCCCTTGGCATAGACGGTGGCCAACCCCTCCTTGCCGAGCACCTCCGCCTCCCCACCCTGCTTCGCAAGGCCGGCGAAGACCGATTCGGCTTCCTTCAGGTTCTTCTGCCGGAGCGCCGCGTATCCCTTGACGGCCCGCGCCTTGGCGTTTCCCGGATTTTTCTTCAGGACCTCCTCGCCGATCGCTTTCGCCAGCGCCGTCTCCTTCCGCTGCAGGGACCGCTCGGCGACCCGCACGAGCATCGCCTCCGTCGCCTTCCCGCCGCCCTGGAAGGAGTCGAGAACCTTTCCTCCCGGTCCGACGACGCAGACCGAGGGAAGAACCTGCCGCGCACGGTACGCTTCGCTCACCTTTCCGCCCTCGTCGATCAGGACGGGGAACGTCACCCCGGCCTTCCGCGCAAAGCCGGACGCCTTCTCCTTGGCGGACGTGGTGATCGCCCAGACCGTCAGGCCGCCGGCCTTCGAACCTTTCGCGACCTGGTTCAGCGTGAGAAGTCCCTCCAGGCTCGGCCTCGAATCCGCGTCGAAAAAGTAGAGGATCGTCATCGGGCGGCGGTTCGACGCCGACAGATCGTAACTCTTTCCCGCCGTGTCCTTCAGGGACAGGGCCGGCGCCGCCAGACCCGGCCCGATCGTACCGAATGCCGCTCCGGCAACCGCGAGATAACCGGCCGCGATCACCACGCCGAGCATCGACCTGCGCATCCTACCCTTCATTGGATCCTCCTTCCGCTCATCCGCGGCCCAAGCCACGCGACGGCGATCCCGCCGCCGGACGAACGCGCGAC
This window of the Deltaproteobacteria bacterium genome carries:
- a CDS encoding tetratricopeptide repeat protein: MKGRMRRSMLGVVIAAGYLAVAGAAFGTIGPGLAAPALSLKDTAGKSYDLSASNRRPMTILYFFDADSRPSLEGLLTLNQVAKGSKAGGLTVWAITTSAKEKASGFARKAGVTFPVLIDEGGKVSEAYRARQVLPSVCVVGPGGKVLDSFQGGGKATEAMLVRVAERSLQRKETALAKAIGEEVLKKNPGNAKARAVKGYAALRQKNLKEAESVFAGLAKQGGEAEVLGKEGLATVYAKGKQPEKALALAKEVEGKAPGRGYVNVVKGDILYAQNRKKEAEAEYVKASSRTEGEPYQQAARYNQLGRLYSSSDRYGKAREQFDKAVEIDPYYIEGTTNKGVVLEKEGKWDQALASYRSALAVNPGDAFAAALARRAEEMVALSKDAGRKERMDRLVKELADRFRAQKSEGGKKEDEWSSGPTVLTFVDFQEKGGLAERDGFSTVLLTRLSENLNASGRVKIVERALVERVLEELNLGSSKLADPDTALKLGKLFAARLIGTGSLLHLPEGSVLSLRVVDTETSGIVQTAIRTLDPAGSVDEELFRINREMLRMVMEKYPLRGFVAKVDGEEVLLNLGAKQGVVKGTRFDVLEEGAGIAYKGKKLAAAPKAVAQMEVLSVEPEFSRAKVTRKDRPLKQDDKVQERAN